The DNA window ttgttttgttgttgtgtctttcttttctttcttaattgtcttcatttttcttctgtttttcttttcttcctttttttccattttcttattctccattttcttcttcttattattattattctcctcctcctccttcttctttttcttcttcttcttcttcttcgtcttcttttctcttccttcttgtttttcttgttcatttcttcctgttcttattcctgttctttctttttctcctcctcctcctcctcctcctcctcctcctcctcctcctcctcctcctcctcctcctcctcctcctccacgtgcaCAGCTTCTAAAGGTCACAAAACCGCTCAGGTATTTGATATATACTACAGGTAATGACTCCTGGTACCTAATTAACGTGTGACGGGTGAGCAGGTGAGaactggttgtgtgtgtgtgtgtgtgtgtgtgtgtgtgtgtgtgtgtgtgtgtgtgtgtgtgtggtaattcaGGTGGTGGAATTTGAttggttctctttctcttttcttgtctgtttgtctgtttgtcgatgttttttctctgtgttttgttgtgtctgTTTATTAATCTATAGTATTTTCATCacgtgtgtctgtttatttgtctgtctgtctgtttgtgtgtctctccaTCCCATTatgagcatctctctctctctctctctctctctctctctctctctctctctctctctctctctctctctctctctctctctctctctctctctctctctctctctctctctctctctctatctatccatctatctatctatctatctatctatctatctatttatctatctatctatctatctgtccgtccgtccatcAGTccttccgtccgtccgtccgtccgtctgtctgtctgtctgtctgtctgtctgtctgtctgtctctaccaccaccaccaccaccaccaccaccacgaaaacaaaaacagcagtgACAGAAATCCACAAATCTTCCTGCTCGTCCCTGAATTTATAGACTTGCTCCCAAAAGTACTGGTCCTGtccccttcacccctccctcccctccaccctcttCTTCACCCCACCTTGTCACCCCCTGTGTCTCCCCTTCAGTCACCCCTCAAAGTTCCTCCCTTCAAACTGCGcagattttcttcttcctcttctttttttttatatatatataatttggtttcccttcacttttattaATTCAGGTAGAAATGTATGGAGTGTTTTGgagtttaacccttcagtactggaacgcatttttaccatgaggtttttttgggtgtgattagacgattttattgacattagtaagggtctattgaggtcagaagataaatggggCCAGtctttattttaatccccacgtaagtttctgaagctttataaaatcaccaaatattaagcagaatgaatatgaaaagggatTAAGTGAGTATCTTCTATTTAAAATTATCACCAATGTGGGTAATGAtctaaccacaacaacaataacaacaaaagcatcaacaacaacagcagtattaataacgatgataatggtaataataataataataaaataataataataatgataataatggcgatggtaatgaacaaataagtaaatagtgataatagtaaagtatatttttctttcacggacttatttttccttcctttatctttcttctatttatttatcagtttttttttttctctatttcccttttttctttttctttttttttctttgctattttacttgaacttttatatttttttttccttttatattcttctattgtttccttattatttttctaacttttttttttatccattctgtctttttttttttgtctttcctctctctattacatatttattatcttttgtctatttcaagtcttttcaagtttttttttttccttactgaaATTGTTCTTCCGTGAAAAagcttattcatttgtttatttatcgattctttttttttctatttttttcaagtttttgtaccttccttttttttcatcctttctgtctctctctctctctctctccaatttgccattttcctccattcttttcctttgttaaacctcattttctttgtccatTTTTCCTCTGATTCTCCTCCGTTTCTCTTCCTACATTTAAACCATTTCTTTTCACCACTAACCGTTCCTTTACCTCTCTGCCACCTCCACAACCatccctgtttctcttcttcctccttccttcttccttcatactTCTACTTTGTCACATCTACTCCTTCTACCCTCCCATCACTTCTGTGTTATATAGTACAttacgatagatagatagaaagatagatacacacacacagacagacagatagatagacagacagacagatacatatcCTTCTCAagatcctattcctcctcttctatcatctctctcccccttctctccatctctccctctctccctctcctccagccGCGCCCCTCCGTCAGTTTCTGCCCCCCAAGGACACGCCCTGATGCTGAAGTGCGGGGAcagccattttttcctcctcctcctcctcctcctcctcctcctcctcctcctcctcctccagttgccCTGCTAACCTTGTAAACTTGAAAACGATTATCAAACGAGTGAGTgagccagtgagagagagagagagagagagagagagagagagagagagagagagaataattctaccctattttttgttgtctgtctgtttttctgtttgtcaaTCTCgttctgtctgcctgcctgtctatttgtctgtctgtctgcctatttatctgtatgtgtgtctgtttacctgtctacctgtctatttatctatatatctatctatctattaatctatttatttatttatttatctatttatctatctatctgtttatttatctatctgtcaatctatccatccctctatctatctatctatctcttctttctaattgcttaactctctctctctctctctctctctctctctctctctctctctctctctctctctctctctctctctctctctctctctctctctctctctctctctctctctctctcagtacaaaaAGACACCATGATACAAATTTAAATCCCAAATGTCAGGCCACCTTTGTTGTGTTTATCTAATACAAACACatgatttttattactgttattagtgTTCCAGTTTGCATCGACAGTGGTGCttttgttagtagtggtggtggtgatggtggtgataatggtggtggtgttgttgttgttatttttattattgttattattattattattattattattattattattattattattattattattattattgttattatcatcattataatcttaCTTTATTGAAATTAAACTTAAAACTATTGTTGTtatctacttttactattaccaccactaccactactactgttctgactactactactactactactactactactactactactactactactactactactactactactactactactactaccaccaccaccaccaccaccaccaccaccaccaccaccaccaccaccaccaccaccaccaccaccaccactaccaccaccaccaccaccactactactactactactactactactactactactactactactactgttgttattattattttcattattattattattatttttgttactattattattattattattattattatcattattattattattatcactgttattattgttcttgttcttattgttgtttttgttattattattattttttatcacttaTTGAATGAAATGATAATTATAGATGCATTATGTAAGTCACtggcttctttattttcattctttattgtgATTCTTATTGCGCATTTTTgatctgagaaaaaaaaaactagaattgAATTAGATCTTATATTAGTATCAGTATTCCTAGTATTAATGTTAATCTGCTCACTAAATctcttaactattttttttcttttataatgttTTCTTAATCTATGTAACTGTATTTATctagctatttatttatttatttgtttatttgttagttttatatttatttttatttgtttatttattacgtacctgttttcttatttgtacGTTCATATTATCTTGTTTATcgattcatttattattttttacaccaTTGATTAACTGTTTAGTGtcgcaacgtgtgtgtgtgtgtgtgtgtgtgtgtgtgtgtgtgtgtgtgtgtgtgtgtgtgtcgggtacAGTTGCTTCCCGGTACATAAAGCAAGTAGtgtatagatgtgtgtgtgtgtgtgtgtgtgtgtgtgtgtgtgtgtgtgtctgtctctgtctgatCAAAccactttccctttcccctccttaaGTTTCCATGcctacaatcctcctcctcctcctcctcctcctcctcctcctcctcctcctcctcctcccattacgCAATGCTCAGGTAACGGGGCACCTGTCTGGCTTCACAGAAAATGGGATCACCTGAATATCATTAACAGAAAACGGATTTATGCAGAATTGATTGAGGGGAGATGAAAGTATTTGTGATCCTTTCTTTATTAGGTGTTTCTTTcgttagtgtgtttgtttgtttgtgtttttttttttttttactattttttcccttgttttactttctgtttgtgtttttttgttttcctgtgttttgtttgcctgtttgtttgtctgttggttatctttctttctgtctcgctTTCTGTATGTTggtttatatgtgtgtgagagagagagagagagagagagagagagagagagagagagagagagagagagagagagtggaaacgAGGATAAACACGAAAATGAATATCCAGAACAGAAGACACTAGTGAAGTTACTCACACAATATCAACTTGTACAATTATTGAGTATTTTtatagaatgagagaaaaaaaaaaggaaaataagcacaaataaagagaaagaagaaaaaaacaacactaacaacaacaacaacagtaagtaagtaaacaaaacactgcAGTATCCACGAAATAACCCTAAATGTTTCCAAATGACGAGGAGAATCACAAATAATATCATGTATATAGACACACAATCACATGCCCCCTGCCTCGCCTGcacactaataacaacactCACTATGgtaggtgctggtggtggtggtggtggtgttgttgctgttgttgataatGGTGATCTTTAAATGTTCCCAAATGACGAGAATCACAAATAATAGGCGAGACTAAATGAACAccatagtctgtctactctaaaatggtacctggattttttttttttttataccatgtaagcttttcaagggaatttatgggctaaaggggatactttttgggtaccctcTATCTGAAaacccacctgctaggaaaccgttgccccgagtgaggaagcccaacctacactcagaccgtggacaggattcgaacccgtgcgcttggagacccctcggaccccatgCATGGCTCCACTGTACCACCTATTGTAGCTTGTTGATAAcgtcattgatttgatgtgaataatatgtGTGTTCTGTTCATcagcgcacttattacaaggacagctcacggttttcctcaatatatgacaaccacgcattccctgggacaccattaaGACTGAGACCCTGGAGCCACTTTAGACATACTGTAGTCAAGAAATTTTAGAGTTTGTGAGACCAGTGACAATCAACGTCAAGAAACACAGACAATGGGTGAGGCTAAACAAACACCATTTCTATAATTCTGCAGCTAGTGAGGTCTTTATACAGCCGTTAAAAAAGGCTATTGGTAGTCGGTGAATAAACACTAGTCCTTTAAAATACTGGAGCTAGTGAGGGCTGCCATTGTCTGTAACTTCACAAATGAGTTGGATAGACTGGAAATTTCACTGCCTAAAAAATACGCGCCATGAACTAAAAAATTTAAATACCTCCGTGTTTTTATTAAATTGCTTATATATAAttgatgtttatatatttttttatcatacatTAATAACATATACTAAATAAAAGCATAGTGTAATGTATttttaaaggatttttttttttttttttttttttttttactgactcTTAACAATTCGTATTCTGTTCCGGGATAATCGGCGACTTTCTCCTATATGTCCAATGACGGCTTGTGGGGAGTGTCGCCTTTCCTACTACATACAGACACCACACCGCACAGGACACGATGCTGTGTGAAGGCGTGTCCTTGTGCCAGCAGGTTGTGTATCAAGGAACTCTGCACCACCAGCTGTGTCAtctgtctctttgtttatttgcttcACTGCATCGCCTGTTTTGTATAAGctcatttattcactcattttaaGCTCCTGTAGTAGTGTGGTCCACGAGGCTACTTTGTCCTTTTCCACCAGAGACCAACGGGGACTGTGAGTGTGACgaacgtatgtgtgtgtttgattttgtCTAGGTTTAGCTTGGTACACATATGccaatgctttgctctctcaccatgactatttacAGAAGCCACAGAGATAAATagccggattttcaagagtgtttttcctgttaatgatgtagaaatattgttaatctatcactagagcTATAAAACTTTTAAAAATCTGCCTTACTTCAACCTAGAGCCTTTTAGAAAACAGTACAAGTGCGTCGCAGaagtacatagataaataatttttcacttcctcttatcGCAACTTCTGTCCTCCATTCCTCAAGCCACACACAGCTCACACAGCTCAGTCTGCCTCCAAATCGTCAATGTCCTTCAAAGAAAACCTTCCGCATCCCATTTTCTTCGTTGCCCAAAGTTGTCCAGCGAGTTTTTTTGTGCTCCAGGATTCTCTGCCCCGCGCGGCGCCTCCCGGGCTGTGGTCTGTGGGCGTGAGGTCACCGCTGTGGCACTTGCggggcttggtggtggtggtggtggtggtagtaacaaaGCGGGTGCTGCTGCTATTTCTGCCGTTGTTGTCACTGCTCCTGCTGcgtgtgttgttgtttgctgctactactactactactactactactactactactactactactactactactactactactactactactactactactactactactactactactactactactactactacacaccaccaccaccaccaccaccacaccaccaccaccactactactactactactactactactactactactactactactaataataataataataataataataataataataatgaaaataacaatgatgatagtaatgatatttgtgataatgataaaaaaaacaaagtaataaagacaagagtaagaacaacaacaacaacaacaacaacaacagcaatgctCTAACTTTCTCACCCAGATGGTAATAGAGACATTTAAAAAACACGTGGATTACCTGCCTGCGTGTTCTCACCTGGGGCACGGCTGGCAAAAGGCACACACTTATACACGAACATAACTCCTTGCACACCTTAATTAGGCAACTCACCTGGCGGGAGCATTACATCTGGTGCCCTGAGGGAGAGGTGtggtcttctcctcttcctcttcttcttcctcctcttcttctttttattgttttattttattcttgttttctttttttccctctcgtcattctcgtttttcttgttcgtcttcgtctttgtcttctattgttcgtccttgtcctcctcctcctcctcctcctcctcctcctcctcctcctcctcctcctcctcctcctcctcctcctcttcaatttcttcttcttcttcttcttcttcttcttcttcttcttcttcttcttcttcatcatcatcttcttcttcttcttcttcttcttcttcatcatcttcttcttcttcttcttcttcttcttcttcttcttcttcttcttcttcttcttctcctcctcctcctcctcctcctcctcctcctcctcctcctcctcctcctcctcctcctcctcctcctcctcctcctcctcctgtaacttGAACCTTCTATACAAACTATCCTGTCTCTCCCACTGATAGTCCATGATGAATAGTAATCCAAATAGACTTGTAAGGACCTTTAAATCTATTACTAACTGTTcattctttctgttcctccagcattagagatagtagtagtagtagtagtagtagtagtagtagtagtagtagtagtagtagtcatagtgaAAGGTAAGTCTGGTAAGAATTTCAAGGTTTGTTAGTGAGAATAATCCCTTGTAATGtgttgtaattctctctctctctctctctctctctctctctctctctctctctctctctctctctctctctctctctctctctctctctcttttccccttgaCTCTCATCTCTATCTCTCGTTGTCCTTCAGTTTTTTCATCTCGTAATCTCATAGCTTAacttaaatcctcctcctcctcctcctcctcctcctcctcctcctcctcctcctcctcctcctcctcaccttttctccctcaccttttcatctttatccttcccctttcatcttattcttcacctttgcttcacctctcctcctcctcctcctcctcctcctcctcctcctcctcctcctcctcctcctgacatacTCGTGAAAAATGTCGCTTAGTAAGAGAAAGTTTATCTCAATTTGTTTggcaagagaagaaaatgtgaaagtttATTAGAAGAATCTTATTAATTTACTGTATGTGATTCTTTTTTCTGTGGCGTGTCTCGTAAATCATAGGTGGCGtgttgaagggagagagagagagagagagagagagagagagagagagagagagagagagagagagagagagagagagagagagagagagaagcaaattaagaaaagtaaacagACACATTACCTGAAAGACAGAtaaccaaacagacagacagacagacatacagacagacaagaaacacacagaACAGACTTaaagataacaaacaaacaaatagacaaatagacaaacacacacacacacacacacacacacacacacacacacacacacacacacacacacacacacacatataacctGCTAATATACAAAATAGATAAGCCGATAGATAGGCTGGGTTGGGTCACTGGTTGAGGGGGTTGGAGCAGGggaacacacctgaacacacctggTCTCTTGGGGTCAAGCCAGAACAGGTGTGTGTCGTAATGGGTATGGGAGGCGGGGAGGATaagggtgtggaggaggaggaggaggaggaaggaagtgatgggGATATTACTGTTGAGTGGGGAAGGTTTGTGAGGAAAGATTAATTTGGGAGTAACAATATTGGGGAGATAAagtagagggggagggagatgaaggaggggagATGGAAAGATACTGGAGGATTGGTGGGGAGGAATGTGGGAGGGAAATTTGTGGGAGATGAGTgatagggagggaaaaaaagaggagactgGGGAGGACAGGATAAGATAATGGGGAGGAACCTTGGTTAGGATTTTATagtggggaggaaagaaagggtggGGAGATAAGGAGGTATATTGTTAtttggggaggtggggaggagggcgTTGGGGAAGAATAATGGTGACTGGTTGGGGTAGTGGGTGATGGGGAGTAAGGGAGGGGGCTGGAAGGAAGGTATTGTAAGTGGGGAGATGGTGGGGATTGAGTGAGGTAGGGTAAATCTTGgccgtgacctctctctctctctctctctctctctctctctctctctctctctctctctctctctctctctctctctctctctctctctctctctctctctctctctctctctctctctctctctctctctctctctctctctctctctctctctctctctctctctctctctctctctctctcatttcattgtcgtctctctccatatattattcctcttcaccttccttccttccttccttccttccttcttccttcttcttgcctatctccttcctatctttacctcctactctttccttttcctttcctcctctcttctcattattttacttcatgtgtatatattttttttccattcttctctaaatcaaaatatttccttctgttttatatttctattttcattatttttcctctcctttcctcatttcttcctatttGGATCATGCCTTTCCTTCGTTAATTTATTTTGATTCAATCTTCTTTCAGTCTTCAGtactacttgtgtgtgtgtgtgtgtgtgtgtgtgtgtgtgtgtgtgtgtgtgtgtgtgtgtggtcatttCGTCATAGCTTCGGCTACTTGTTAGTTCAAGGGCGAAGTGGAAAAAGTATATATCAAATgtgactactctctctctctctctctctctctctctctctctctcatggacacAAAAGATACAGGAATCAATCTGTCGTTGATTTATTGGTTAAAATACAGGGTGGGGTGTGAGGAAAGGCGCGGCGACCCCCTCCTTGTGATGACTAGAGGGGGAGGGATGCAtgatggggaaggagagggtggaAGAGGCAGGCCGCTGTGCGTGTACTTTGTGatgtattggtgttggtggtattgtgatgtggtgtgatgttttatggtgttgtggtgttgtgatgtggtgtgatgctttatggtgtggtgttgtgatgttgtgtgatgttttatggtgtggtggtgttgtgatgtggtgtgatgttttatggtgtggtgttgtgatgtggtgtgatgttttatggtgtggtggtgttgtgatgtgtgatgttttatggtgtggtgttgtgatgtggtgtgatgttttatggtgtggtggtgttgtgatgtggtgtgatgttttatggtgttgtggtgttgtgatgtggtgtgatgtTTTATGGTGTTGTCGTGTAGAGTTTAGTGTAGTGTTCTGTGATGTGGAGTGGGAGAGTGGTGGTCTGGTCATGTGGCGCTGTGGGTACTGTGATGCTGAGGGGACTTCATACTCAATCAAAATCAGATCGGTCATCGGAATCATTAGAATCCTCCTCAGAAGACAGAGATCCCTGGGCGCCGTTAGCGTGGGTACCATCAACGGTGACGGGCACAGCGTTGGACTCCAGCACGCGGTAACCTTTCTCGTCAGCGATGTAGCGCACGAAAAACTCATTGCCCTCGGGAGACTTCCAGCGGTAGGTgccggtgatggtggtgtcgtCGATGTCCATGTCCTGGTGAATGTCATCTAGATCCAGGTTCAGCACGTTTTCAGGGCGTGCGGCGACGAGGGCAGCGAGGGCGAGGAGGGTGATCACCTGTTGGGGCGGCGGGAgaggtgtgtgagtgggtgaggaGGCAATATAGGAAGGGTGACGGGtatgtgtttttagtgtttttttgtaaCTAATAGGAGTGTTCTTCGCTCCCTTCATATTGATTTTATGCATTTGTGGTCTTATTTGGACAAAATGTTTTAGTTGAgtctgtttttattcattattttacagACATTTTATGATTTTGTAGAAGAGAATGCTATATTCTTGTaagcacattttttttaataaactactactactactactactactactactactactactactactactactactactactactactactactactactactactactatgatatGTATTGATGAACaaagtaagggaaggaggggatgagAGTGATGTATATAGGGCGTTGTAGATGGGGATGGGAAGATGAGAATATGTAggtagggaaaagaaaaaaggttgcCGGGATAGAGACGAGTAAGGTGAGAAaatgtgtgagtttgtgtgggAAAGTAAGTTAAGGAGACGATAAGGAAATGTGTGGttactgaaggaggaagaggagagcaagGAAGTGCGAGGATGTGTCAGGAAATTAGTCGGATAGGGCAGAAGAGGCCATAAGGATGTGTAGGACtcgtgtgagtgagagaggaagagggcaagAGGATATGAGAAAGATTATATAAGTggtcaaggaaggagagagagatgtcaagaTGATGAAGGATGGAGAAGCGAGATGGGGAGGGGGTGGTGTAGAGGGACCTGTGTAGAGAAACGAGtggaaggagataagaggaaagggtgaaggaatgcGTAAAATGGAAGGACTTTGGGAACACGATGAGGAGTCCTGCTGTGATCTGGAGGCTGAGACGTGAAGGTTGAGGCAGGGAAattggaagagaaggacagaatTCATTGAtcagagacagaaaaaacatCAGAATTTGTCCATGATGGTGTGCCtacaattaataagaaaataaaatgaaggaggagagaaatgaggtaCAAGAAGTAGGGAAGtcggaagagaaagacagggaaTTCATATATCAgagaattggagagaaagaagaaacatcaGATTTAGTCCATGATGATGTGCCTGCTATTGATAAGGAAGTAGGCGAGATGGGaggtgaggagcaggaggcaCAAGGAGCAGGGAAGtcggagagaagaaagagaacagagaatTCATAACTCAGAGAGAATCGGAGGCAAAGAAGAAACACCAGATTTTTTTCAACAATGATGTGCCTGCAACTGATAAACAGACGAGCCAGGAGGTGAGGAGCATAGGGTACAAGGGGCAATGAACCAGAGTACAGTAGCACAGTAAGAGACAGTTGTTAGCTGAAGGCGTGGTGACCTGCCAAGTGACCGCTGGGATGACGCT is part of the Portunus trituberculatus isolate SZX2019 chromosome 19, ASM1759143v1, whole genome shotgun sequence genome and encodes:
- the LOC123506144 gene encoding uncharacterized protein LOC123506144; the protein is MKIFVITLLALAALVAARPENVLNLDLDDIHQDMDIDDTTITGTYRWKSPEGNEFFVRYIADEKGYRVLESNAVPVTVDGTHANGAQGSLSSEEDSNDSDDRSDFD